One Fuerstiella marisgermanici DNA window includes the following coding sequences:
- a CDS encoding sugar kinase, which translates to MLDIKPAGSGLDFLSLGAMVNRLDPGRVPFRKATQLAIHVSGGEFNCSANLSDCFQLNTGVVTAMVDNPLGDLINERVRAMGVTPFYKRFEHDGVRGPNMATVYSDQGAGVRAPVVFYNRSNEAAGMLKAGDFDWDKIFAGGVRWFHSGGIFAALSPTTPEVIVEGMKAAKKAGAITSFDLNYRAKLWAISGGLDKAQETLRGIVEHCDVLVGNEEDLQKGLGLEGQDVEKSGKLDPSAFFGMMEGVAKDLPNVKAVATTLREVVNTNRHNWSAVLWMDGKTYQAPETELNVVDRVGGGDGFASGLIYGLLGGKDPQTALNLGWAHGALLTTYPGDTTMASIPEVEAFASGGSARIQR; encoded by the coding sequence ATGCTCGACATCAAACCTGCCGGTAGTGGACTCGATTTTCTTTCTCTGGGAGCCATGGTAAATCGTCTGGATCCAGGCCGCGTACCGTTCCGGAAAGCGACTCAGCTTGCGATTCACGTTAGTGGCGGCGAGTTCAACTGTTCGGCCAACCTGTCCGATTGCTTCCAGCTGAATACTGGTGTTGTCACGGCGATGGTCGACAATCCGCTGGGCGATCTGATTAACGAACGCGTGCGAGCGATGGGCGTGACGCCATTTTACAAACGCTTCGAACACGACGGCGTTCGAGGCCCGAACATGGCCACCGTTTACAGCGACCAGGGCGCTGGTGTGCGAGCTCCCGTGGTGTTCTACAACCGCAGCAACGAAGCAGCCGGCATGCTGAAGGCAGGCGACTTCGATTGGGATAAGATCTTTGCCGGTGGAGTACGCTGGTTCCACAGTGGCGGCATCTTTGCGGCTCTGTCGCCGACAACTCCGGAAGTGATCGTCGAAGGCATGAAAGCGGCCAAGAAGGCCGGAGCCATCACGTCGTTTGACCTGAACTATCGAGCCAAACTGTGGGCCATTAGCGGTGGTCTGGACAAGGCTCAGGAAACTCTGCGAGGCATCGTCGAGCACTGTGACGTGCTGGTCGGCAACGAAGAAGACCTTCAGAAGGGACTTGGCCTGGAAGGTCAGGACGTTGAAAAATCCGGCAAGCTGGATCCGTCTGCCTTCTTCGGCATGATGGAAGGCGTCGCCAAAGATCTGCCAAATGTGAAAGCCGTCGCGACAACTCTGCGAGAAGTCGTCAACACCAACCGCCACAACTGGAGCGCTGTGCTGTGGATGGACGGCAAGACTTACCAGGCACCGGAAACGGAACTGAATGTGGTCGACCGAGTTGGCGGTGGCGACGGTTTTGCTTCCGGTCTGATCTACGGATTGCTGGGCGGCAAAGATCCTCAAACGGCATTGAATCTCGGTTGGGCTCACGGAGCTCTGCTGACGACTTATCCTGGCGACACCACGATGGCCAGCATTCCGGAAGTGGAAGCGTTCGCCAGTGGCGGCAGTGCTCGAATTCAACGCTGA
- a CDS encoding Gfo/Idh/MocA family protein: protein MKVAFLTHAEGAHMGAYLGALAAASDCDEVVLADPSGRWVDDAKKVLGDKLTKTYTDHAKLLAVETPKLCMVSMEAKHAPPVIEACLESGAHVFSEKPACVSLNQFERLAQIADSKHLHLMLALANRSNPETIAARRMIRKGRIGKILSIDMHIVADQTRLTRPAYHKTWYADKTRAGGGHLIWLGIHWLDLAMHLTGTAITQTTGAIGNVGGQPINTEDSAVATLRFSNGTLGTLNSGYYRDTSYHTQIRIWGSKGWINLDSIGSPKMTWYETEGPKAKQVQTFDEPTDPRGYSPFVARAISAIAKETTPPISTQDSLNALRVVFGIYAAAESGTATQTNAVPVPL, encoded by the coding sequence ATGAAAGTGGCGTTCCTGACTCACGCTGAAGGTGCTCACATGGGCGCCTATCTGGGCGCACTCGCCGCCGCCTCAGACTGCGACGAAGTGGTGTTGGCGGATCCGAGCGGCCGCTGGGTCGACGATGCAAAGAAGGTGCTCGGCGACAAACTGACGAAGACCTACACAGACCATGCGAAACTGCTGGCAGTGGAAACCCCCAAACTGTGCATGGTATCGATGGAAGCCAAACACGCTCCGCCGGTGATTGAAGCCTGCCTGGAATCCGGCGCACATGTGTTTTCAGAAAAGCCCGCCTGCGTGTCGCTGAATCAATTCGAACGCCTGGCTCAAATCGCCGATTCCAAGCACCTGCATCTAATGCTGGCGTTGGCGAATCGTTCTAACCCGGAAACGATCGCCGCGCGGCGAATGATTCGGAAGGGCCGGATCGGGAAGATCCTGAGCATCGACATGCACATCGTCGCCGACCAAACGCGACTCACCCGCCCCGCCTATCATAAGACATGGTACGCCGACAAAACCCGAGCTGGTGGCGGACACCTTATCTGGCTGGGCATCCATTGGCTGGACCTTGCCATGCATCTCACCGGCACCGCGATCACTCAAACAACCGGGGCGATCGGCAACGTGGGCGGTCAGCCGATTAACACAGAAGATTCCGCAGTCGCCACTCTTCGGTTCAGCAATGGAACTCTGGGCACGCTGAATTCGGGCTATTACCGCGACACCAGCTATCACACACAGATCCGTATCTGGGGCTCCAAAGGGTGGATCAATCTGGACTCGATTGGCTCACCCAAAATGACGTGGTACGAAACCGAAGGCCCAAAGGCAAAGCAGGTGCAAACGTTTGATGAGCCGACCGATCCACGCGGCTATTCCCCGTTTGTTGCTCGAGCGATTTCTGCCATCGCAAAAGAAACTACTCCGCCGATTTCCACTCAGGATTCACTGAATGCGTTGCGAGTTGTGTTTGGGATATATGCGGCTGCCGAAAGCGGAACAGCCACGCAGACAAACGCCGTTCCCGTGCCCTTGTAA
- a CDS encoding ADP-ribosylglycohydrolase family protein — MDAERRQRNRLARLSLTGLSIGDAFGQQFFSQPELLATRELPPYPWTITDDTVMGVSVVETLELHERIVPDVLAEKFATRYHEYPWRGYGGTAHGILRRIYEGVAWEVAAAEVFDGQGSMGNGGAMRAGPIGAYFVGNLDACVENARLSAAVTHAHPDGQAGAIAVAVAASTAADEEARSAPRSIIEAAEAHLPDGPTRCGIQEALETPLEFDVRTVARKLGNGGRVISSDTVPFCLWAAAKCLHSFEEAMWTTVSAMGDRDTTCAIVGSIVAVALGWDGVPSLWLDHREPLNC; from the coding sequence ATGGATGCGGAACGGCGTCAGCGCAATCGACTCGCTCGCCTAAGCCTCACCGGATTGTCAATCGGCGACGCTTTTGGTCAGCAGTTCTTTTCGCAGCCGGAGCTTCTGGCGACGCGGGAGTTGCCGCCGTATCCGTGGACAATCACGGACGATACCGTGATGGGTGTCAGCGTTGTTGAGACCCTTGAGCTGCACGAGCGTATCGTGCCAGATGTGCTGGCAGAAAAGTTTGCAACTCGCTATCACGAATATCCGTGGCGAGGTTACGGCGGCACGGCTCACGGAATCTTGCGAAGGATCTACGAAGGTGTCGCGTGGGAAGTAGCCGCTGCTGAAGTCTTCGACGGGCAGGGTTCGATGGGAAACGGCGGTGCGATGCGCGCTGGTCCGATTGGTGCCTACTTTGTCGGCAACTTGGATGCCTGTGTCGAAAATGCCAGGCTGTCGGCTGCTGTAACCCACGCACATCCTGACGGACAGGCCGGAGCCATCGCGGTTGCTGTGGCTGCTTCAACGGCAGCCGATGAAGAGGCACGGAGCGCTCCACGATCAATCATTGAAGCAGCAGAAGCTCATTTGCCCGATGGGCCGACGCGTTGTGGAATTCAGGAAGCGCTGGAGACTCCGTTGGAATTCGATGTTCGAACGGTCGCCCGCAAGCTGGGCAACGGAGGCCGGGTAATCTCATCGGATACAGTTCCGTTCTGCCTCTGGGCCGCAGCCAAGTGCCTGCATTCTTTTGAAGAGGCGATGTGGACGACGGTGTCTGCCATGGGTGACCGAGATACCACCTGCGCAATCGTTGGGTCAATAGTTGCTGTGGCACTTGGCTGGGATGGTGTTCCGTCGCTGTGGCTCGATCATCGGGAACCGTTGAACTGTTAG
- a CDS encoding RNA polymerase sigma factor yields the protein MTEELTNESFAAFRDTLRDGSEDAFRRVVEQFGPYVMRTIRRRLDDRMRSRLDSNDFAQAVWMTVFEHRDRLEDLDSQERLIAFLVTIAQRKVRGEFRRNVQAEKQNVNRETRAGRESFVLALPDRNQERASQILIAAEQWERMTADEPERYRRILELRRDGATVDEIALATDVNERTVRRVIQRIAEKLE from the coding sequence ATGACCGAAGAACTCACCAACGAAAGCTTTGCGGCGTTTCGCGACACGCTGCGAGACGGATCGGAAGATGCGTTTCGACGTGTGGTCGAGCAATTTGGGCCCTACGTTATGCGGACGATTCGCCGGCGTCTGGATGATCGAATGCGTTCGCGACTGGATTCGAACGATTTTGCTCAGGCGGTCTGGATGACAGTATTCGAGCATCGCGATCGTTTGGAGGATCTTGATTCGCAGGAACGTTTGATCGCCTTTCTGGTCACGATTGCTCAACGAAAAGTTCGTGGTGAGTTTCGTCGCAATGTTCAGGCTGAAAAACAAAACGTGAATCGCGAAACGCGGGCCGGTCGTGAAAGTTTTGTGCTGGCTCTGCCTGATCGCAATCAGGAACGCGCCAGCCAGATCTTGATTGCGGCCGAACAATGGGAACGCATGACGGCGGACGAACCGGAAAGATATCGTCGGATTCTGGAGTTGCGCCGTGATGGAGCCACAGTCGACGAAATTGCTTTGGCGACGGACGTGAATGAAAGAACAGTACGCCGAGTTATTCAACGCATCGCTGAAAAGCTGGAGTGA
- a CDS encoding aldo/keto reductase: MEYQKLGHSELVVSRLGLGCVTFGREIDAAQAMLIMDHAIENGITLFDTAEAYGGGASETVVGDWLTSRRMRGNVVLATKVNGRLTREHVRSSVDKSLRRLQTERIDLLQLHVWDEETPLEETLEALTSVVDEGKVRYVGCSNYSATQLTAALAMSDQKHFSRMTSVQPPYNLVQRDIETDLLPLCEAENVGVISYSPLAAGFLTGKYRPNQPVPPGTRFDVIPGHQNIYFTDHGYQVLEQLDELAERTGQTHIQLALSWVLHQPNIASVLVGARTKAHIDQALEAIHVNDVFTDISQTL; encoded by the coding sequence ATGGAATATCAAAAGCTGGGCCATTCGGAATTGGTTGTGAGTCGGCTTGGACTTGGCTGCGTAACGTTTGGTCGTGAGATCGACGCAGCACAGGCAATGCTGATCATGGACCACGCTATTGAAAACGGCATCACCCTGTTCGACACGGCCGAGGCCTACGGCGGAGGTGCGTCAGAGACTGTCGTCGGCGATTGGCTGACCAGCCGCCGCATGCGAGGCAATGTCGTGCTGGCCACAAAAGTGAACGGGCGGCTGACCCGAGAGCACGTTCGCTCGTCCGTCGACAAAAGCCTCAGACGCTTACAGACAGAACGGATCGACTTGCTGCAGCTACACGTTTGGGACGAAGAGACTCCACTGGAAGAGACTTTGGAAGCGTTGACGTCAGTGGTTGACGAGGGCAAAGTGCGCTACGTCGGGTGCAGCAACTATTCTGCGACTCAGCTTACGGCAGCGTTAGCGATGAGTGACCAGAAACATTTCAGTCGCATGACGTCCGTACAACCGCCTTACAATTTGGTCCAGCGAGACATCGAAACGGACCTGCTGCCGTTGTGCGAGGCCGAGAATGTCGGAGTCATCAGTTACAGCCCGCTCGCTGCCGGCTTTCTGACAGGCAAGTATCGCCCCAATCAGCCAGTCCCGCCCGGCACAAGATTTGACGTCATCCCCGGACACCAGAATATTTACTTCACCGACCACGGCTACCAGGTTTTGGAGCAGTTAGACGAACTGGCCGAACGCACCGGACAAACACACATACAACTCGCGTTATCCTGGGTTTTACATCAACCAAATATTGCGTCGGTGCTGGTCGGAGCAAGAACTAAAGCCCACATTGATCAGGCATTGGAGGCAATTCATGTGAACGACGTTTTCACGGATATCAGCCAGACCTTGTAG
- the gnd gene encoding decarboxylating NADP(+)-dependent phosphogluconate dehydrogenase, protein MAKHDIGLIGLAVMGQNLVMNMANKGFNVSVYNRTTEKMTDFVNGLGDRPEGVVEEGTADRIHGYEKLEDFVNSLESPRRIMIMVQAGRGTDAVIESLKPLLDKGDIIIDGGNADFVDTNRRDKELREAGLRFIGTGVSGGEEGALKGPSIMPGGHPEAWPFVKDILQKISAKVGENNDIPCCDWVGEAGAGHYVKMVHNGIEYGDMQLICEAYYILKHGLGLTNDELYKVFKEWNEGDLDSYLIEITRDIFTVSDKETDNDLVDMILDTAGQKGTGRWMCQHALELGVPTTLVTEAVYARCLSAQKDERVRAEAVLSGPEIKFEGDKQQFIDDVRQALYASKLVSYAQGYVQLNAAAKEFGWKLNNGPIALLWRGGCIIRSVFLQDIKNAFDKNPDLENLLLDDFFKDAINNAQPSWRRVVSAAVQFGLPVPAFSAALTYFDGYRRATLPANLLQAQRDYFGAHTYERTDKPRGEKFHTDWIRERKLT, encoded by the coding sequence ATGGCAAAGCACGACATCGGCCTGATTGGCCTGGCTGTGATGGGACAGAACCTGGTCATGAACATGGCCAACAAGGGGTTTAATGTCTCCGTCTATAACCGCACCACAGAAAAGATGACGGACTTCGTCAACGGACTAGGCGACCGTCCTGAAGGCGTGGTTGAAGAAGGCACGGCAGACCGCATTCACGGCTATGAAAAGCTGGAAGACTTTGTCAACAGTCTGGAATCGCCACGCCGCATTATGATTATGGTGCAGGCCGGGCGAGGCACCGATGCCGTGATCGAATCACTTAAGCCGCTGCTGGACAAAGGCGACATCATCATCGATGGCGGCAACGCCGACTTTGTCGACACCAATCGTCGCGACAAGGAACTGCGAGAAGCAGGCCTGCGGTTTATTGGCACCGGTGTTTCCGGCGGCGAAGAGGGTGCCTTGAAAGGCCCCAGCATTATGCCGGGTGGTCATCCGGAAGCGTGGCCGTTTGTGAAAGACATTCTGCAGAAGATCAGCGCCAAGGTCGGTGAAAACAACGACATCCCCTGTTGCGACTGGGTGGGCGAAGCCGGCGCTGGCCACTATGTGAAGATGGTTCACAACGGCATCGAATACGGCGACATGCAGTTGATCTGCGAGGCCTATTACATTCTGAAGCACGGTCTGGGTCTGACAAACGACGAACTGTACAAGGTCTTCAAGGAATGGAACGAAGGCGATCTGGACAGCTACCTGATCGAAATCACGCGAGACATCTTTACGGTCAGTGACAAAGAAACCGACAACGACCTTGTCGACATGATTTTGGATACGGCTGGCCAAAAGGGCACGGGCCGCTGGATGTGTCAGCACGCTCTGGAACTTGGTGTGCCCACAACTCTGGTGACTGAAGCCGTCTATGCTCGCTGTTTGTCGGCGCAGAAGGACGAACGCGTCCGAGCCGAAGCTGTGCTGTCGGGGCCGGAAATCAAGTTTGAAGGCGACAAGCAGCAGTTTATTGACGACGTGCGACAGGCGTTGTACGCGTCCAAGTTGGTCAGCTACGCTCAGGGCTACGTGCAGTTGAACGCGGCCGCCAAAGAGTTTGGCTGGAAGCTAAACAACGGCCCGATTGCGTTGCTATGGCGTGGCGGCTGTATTATTCGCTCCGTCTTCCTGCAGGATATCAAGAACGCGTTCGACAAGAACCCGGATCTGGAAAATCTGCTTCTGGACGACTTCTTCAAGGACGCCATCAACAACGCTCAGCCATCATGGCGTCGAGTTGTCTCGGCTGCCGTTCAGTTTGGTCTTCCAGTCCCCGCGTTCAGCGCTGCGTTGACCTACTTCGACGGATATCGTCGAGCCACTCTACCCGCCAACCTGCTGCAGGCTCAGCGAGACTATTTCGGAGCTCACACGTACGAGCGTACCGACAAGCCGCGTGGCGAGAAGTTTCATACCGACTGGATTCGTGAGCGGAAACTGACGTGA
- a CDS encoding Hsp70 family protein — protein MKQTQAVGIDLGTTYSCIAWLNEHGHPVTIPNQEGELSTPSAVFFDGDEAVVGTEALRNAIAQPDRVVQNAKRHMGNPGKFWTIGGQDYSPEHISGLILRKLISAAQEQIGEINEAVVTVPAQFSDAQRHATIRAGHAAGLEKVEIINEPVAAALCHVLGNEGLAFTELAIDQEVLVYDLGGGTLDLAIVRYSSDEVRVVASDGDLELGGLDWTQVLVDIAAERFLDDFKEDPRKDPTSHQFLALEAEQAKRSLSVRPRAAVTVQDGGQRRTYQIEQDEFVQFSRRLVTRSEAITRRILADNGFGWAHIDVVLLTGGSSRMPMVRESLKKLSGRTLNSSLSPDQSIAHGAAYYAGMLLSNQQYTRTVFNTEASTRLAKLKQHSVNARGLGILIRDTDSGKRVPHYLIPPNTTLPASRTRVFGTVVDRQTKVHVRIAESGAGPGKPHTVLGDCLISDLPPDLPEGSEVEVTISYDSQARVHVSARELKSGKSAEVEFIRRENMSAQMQQEVDDAKIALPPEPAPPKLAPAKMKTPRAQPKAQPKRMQPAPSKNPDERSLSEEWAVVSEKLMELADLSSRTSEDDFDQPIRLCNKCGSSMNSAGRCSACGAVARPAKRKKRKRRPATHGGSTTARKKSPQKTASKKRPRREEKKPGDEFWDIVE, from the coding sequence ATGAAGCAAACGCAGGCGGTCGGCATCGACCTTGGAACAACTTATTCCTGCATTGCGTGGCTGAACGAACACGGGCATCCGGTCACTATACCGAATCAGGAAGGCGAACTGTCTACTCCGTCCGCCGTTTTCTTCGACGGCGACGAAGCGGTGGTCGGCACCGAAGCCCTGAGGAACGCGATCGCTCAGCCGGACCGAGTCGTCCAGAACGCTAAGCGACACATGGGCAACCCCGGGAAATTCTGGACGATCGGGGGCCAGGATTATTCGCCCGAACACATTTCCGGATTAATTCTGCGAAAGCTGATCTCGGCCGCCCAGGAACAGATCGGCGAAATTAACGAAGCCGTGGTCACGGTCCCCGCTCAGTTTAGCGATGCTCAACGACACGCCACGATTCGAGCAGGACATGCGGCGGGTCTGGAAAAAGTGGAGATCATCAACGAACCAGTCGCTGCAGCGTTGTGCCATGTTCTGGGCAATGAAGGTCTTGCGTTTACAGAACTGGCAATCGATCAAGAGGTACTCGTTTACGATTTGGGCGGCGGCACACTGGACCTGGCCATCGTGAGGTACTCCAGCGACGAAGTGCGAGTTGTGGCATCCGACGGCGACCTGGAACTCGGCGGCCTCGACTGGACTCAAGTTCTCGTCGACATCGCTGCCGAACGATTCCTCGACGACTTCAAAGAAGATCCTCGCAAGGACCCGACCAGCCACCAGTTTCTGGCACTGGAAGCTGAACAAGCCAAACGCAGCCTTTCCGTGAGGCCCCGAGCCGCCGTGACGGTGCAGGATGGCGGCCAGCGACGCACCTATCAGATTGAACAGGATGAATTCGTACAGTTCAGTCGACGGTTGGTAACGCGCAGCGAAGCCATCACCCGTCGCATCCTGGCCGACAATGGCTTCGGATGGGCTCATATCGATGTTGTTCTCCTGACCGGCGGTTCGTCAAGAATGCCAATGGTCCGTGAGAGCCTCAAAAAACTAAGCGGCCGAACTCTAAATTCGTCACTGTCGCCGGATCAGTCGATTGCTCACGGTGCCGCGTACTACGCCGGCATGCTGCTTTCCAACCAGCAATACACGCGAACGGTTTTTAACACTGAAGCATCAACGCGTCTGGCAAAACTGAAGCAGCACAGTGTCAACGCGCGTGGTCTTGGAATATTGATCCGCGACACCGATTCCGGCAAGCGAGTGCCTCACTATCTGATACCGCCCAACACCACTCTGCCTGCTTCACGTACGCGCGTGTTCGGCACGGTGGTTGATCGCCAAACCAAAGTGCATGTGCGAATCGCGGAAAGCGGAGCCGGCCCCGGAAAGCCTCATACGGTCCTGGGCGATTGCCTGATTTCCGACTTACCGCCAGACCTACCGGAAGGCAGCGAAGTGGAAGTCACCATCAGCTACGACAGCCAGGCTCGCGTTCACGTATCCGCACGCGAATTGAAGAGCGGTAAATCAGCAGAAGTAGAATTCATCCGGCGCGAAAACATGAGTGCTCAGATGCAGCAGGAAGTCGACGACGCCAAGATCGCTCTTCCCCCCGAACCCGCTCCACCGAAGCTGGCACCAGCGAAAATGAAAACGCCGCGGGCTCAACCGAAAGCGCAACCAAAGCGGATGCAACCGGCACCATCAAAGAATCCGGACGAACGTTCGCTGTCGGAAGAGTGGGCTGTTGTCAGCGAAAAGCTGATGGAACTGGCCGACTTAAGCAGCCGCACATCGGAAGACGATTTCGACCAGCCGATCCGACTCTGCAACAAGTGTGGTTCCTCGATGAATTCTGCCGGACGCTGTTCAGCGTGCGGTGCGGTCGCTCGGCCTGCCAAACGCAAAAAGCGAAAACGCCGTCCAGCCACACACGGCGGCAGCACAACCGCACGGAAGAAATCACCGCAAAAGACAGCCAGTAAGAAACGTCCGCGTCGTGAAGAGAAAAAACCGGGCGACGAATTTTGGGATATCGTCGAGTAG
- a CDS encoding protein kinase domain-containing protein: MELLSTISVQTLQQQRDHAQRLKLQWRDGEVPDARAAIEEIGGSTVHKSVAIELAYEEFCQRKAAGEDIQPSRFAERFPALQHSLQRQIGIHQFLSQRGISEAEPLPDWPEAGDEVAGFLLKEELGRGAFGRVFLAHELKLRERTVVVKVARQGLREAQLLAQVSHPGIVPIYSAETDAEWGLTTICMPFNSRATLLDVLELTSTLASGQLDGQVIQRAVVERNCSDDPLTLLPHGAEVVDGETFAQAVIHFARLLADSLGFAHSKGVQHRDLKPSNILVNSAGQPLLIDFNLSTEPASEDCVGGTLPYMSPEQLMAVLATGTNSGFEFPLIDPRSDIYSLGVCLYELWNGHHPLGEIPHELNQMELADYLLERQAIGPAIGRQPADEREAALQALIHCCLSWYADERPESADELLTALEAVDQVDVTVDQPESVWSRSWVAALAGVLVAVAAAMLWVGLRPRVDVPAARDFKAEARHLISNGEFARAADVLDEAIRIRGDDEYLLTLRGRTSLELARYSAAFDDFQEAYRISPSTSSATFAAFCAASQGKFAGAVDWYLIAVEDRPGSFSIRNNLGYALLKTSRYTEAVKQLDAAIKLDPDHQAPRVSRAIAHDRISEITRAPISTDVAEDLSAVPYLYGNAPGTQLTLARICAKFEPAHHRLRGCLVEAMLQGADPKTIKQDPAFNRFHGAAWFEKVLSYKLSTVNYDERRLVNPW, translated from the coding sequence ATGGAACTGCTTTCCACAATCAGCGTTCAGACATTGCAGCAGCAGCGTGATCATGCGCAGAGACTAAAGCTGCAGTGGCGGGACGGTGAGGTCCCGGACGCTCGGGCGGCGATTGAGGAGATCGGTGGCAGCACTGTTCATAAGTCTGTTGCCATCGAATTGGCCTACGAAGAATTTTGTCAGCGGAAGGCTGCGGGGGAAGACATTCAACCGTCCAGGTTCGCGGAACGATTTCCCGCACTGCAACACTCACTGCAACGGCAGATCGGAATTCACCAATTCCTTTCGCAACGCGGGATATCCGAAGCAGAACCCCTTCCGGACTGGCCGGAAGCGGGGGATGAAGTCGCCGGGTTTTTGCTCAAAGAAGAACTCGGGCGTGGCGCATTTGGGCGAGTGTTTCTGGCGCACGAACTAAAGCTGCGTGAACGCACAGTCGTCGTGAAGGTGGCTCGCCAGGGGTTGCGAGAAGCCCAACTACTGGCTCAGGTTTCGCACCCCGGCATCGTTCCGATTTACTCGGCCGAAACTGATGCCGAGTGGGGGCTGACAACTATCTGCATGCCGTTCAACAGTCGAGCCACGCTGCTGGATGTGCTGGAGCTGACCAGCACTCTCGCGTCGGGACAGCTTGACGGCCAGGTGATTCAGCGAGCTGTTGTTGAGCGAAACTGCAGCGACGATCCGCTCACGCTGCTGCCTCACGGGGCGGAAGTCGTCGACGGTGAGACCTTTGCGCAAGCGGTGATTCACTTCGCACGGTTGCTTGCCGATTCGCTGGGTTTCGCTCATTCGAAAGGCGTGCAGCATCGCGACCTGAAGCCGTCCAACATTCTGGTCAATTCGGCTGGCCAGCCACTGCTTATTGACTTCAATCTTTCGACAGAACCAGCGTCTGAAGACTGCGTCGGCGGCACGTTGCCATATATGTCGCCGGAACAGTTAATGGCAGTTCTGGCAACCGGAACGAACAGTGGTTTCGAATTCCCTTTGATCGATCCTCGTTCCGATATCTATTCTTTGGGAGTCTGTTTGTATGAGCTATGGAATGGCCACCATCCGCTCGGCGAGATTCCTCATGAACTGAACCAGATGGAACTGGCCGACTATCTCCTGGAACGTCAGGCGATTGGTCCTGCCATTGGTCGACAGCCAGCGGATGAACGTGAAGCCGCTCTGCAGGCACTAATTCATTGCTGTCTGTCGTGGTACGCTGATGAACGGCCGGAATCTGCTGACGAATTGTTAACGGCGTTGGAAGCAGTTGATCAAGTCGACGTCACCGTAGACCAGCCGGAGAGTGTCTGGTCGCGATCGTGGGTTGCCGCTCTGGCTGGCGTGCTTGTCGCCGTTGCCGCGGCCATGTTGTGGGTAGGATTGCGGCCGCGCGTCGATGTGCCAGCTGCGCGCGACTTCAAGGCGGAGGCGAGGCATTTGATTTCCAATGGTGAGTTCGCTCGAGCGGCGGACGTGCTGGACGAAGCGATTCGAATTCGAGGCGACGACGAATACCTGTTGACGCTTCGTGGCCGAACGAGTCTTGAGTTGGCTCGTTATTCAGCGGCATTTGATGATTTTCAGGAGGCCTATCGAATTTCGCCATCGACGAGTTCAGCAACCTTTGCAGCGTTCTGTGCTGCCAGTCAGGGGAAATTCGCGGGAGCTGTCGACTGGTACCTGATTGCCGTTGAGGACCGTCCCGGTTCGTTTTCGATCCGCAATAATCTCGGTTACGCGCTACTAAAGACTTCCCGCTACACGGAAGCTGTCAAACAGCTGGATGCCGCCATCAAGCTTGACCCGGATCATCAGGCACCGCGGGTCAGTCGAGCGATCGCACACGACCGGATTTCCGAAATTACAAGGGCACCGATTAGTACGGACGTAGCGGAAGATCTGTCAGCTGTGCCGTATCTGTATGGAAATGCTCCCGGCACTCAACTGACGCTCGCCCGCATTTGCGCGAAATTCGAACCGGCACACCATCGGCTTCGCGGATGCCTTGTCGAGGCTATGCTCCAGGGCGCAGATCCGAAAACGATTAAGCAGGATCCTGCGTTCAATCGTTTCCACGGCGCAGCGTGGTTTGAAAAAGTACTGTCATACAAGCTATCGACGGTAAACTACGACGAACGACGGCTCGTAAACCCCTGGTGA